A stretch of the Streptomyces sp. NBC_00078 genome encodes the following:
- a CDS encoding serine/threonine-protein kinase codes for MSSGETSAGKGQGDGTGRLLAGRYRIVAQLGRGGMGIVWRAVDEVLGREVAVKELRTYNDVYGPELADLRLRMQREARAAARVRHPGVVAVHDVTEVDGRPLIVMELVDGPSLDDVLRERGTLDAREAAEIGAKVMDALAAAHRAGVLHRDVKPGNILLERSGRVVLTDFGIATMEDPGDGSATHLTRSGELVGSLDYLAPERAQGADPGPASDIWALGATLYAAVEGSSPFRRTSTYSTLAAIVTEPLAEPRRAGALGPVLRQLLDKRPDTRPEAERARGLLQAVADMAGSDTPTATLRGGTDPRPDTERSLPAVPPGFGPWEPVGTDPAGTGTAPPGADTPPSGSAEQPGPDFPATGVPEQTGGWAGSAAHGTSGAEPTAQSSPGFGPSASMGPYPASAPTSAVSTSPPRRRGRALLAAAALVAVLAAAGTTVALVKGSGGTKDDAKPAGSATGAGASGSVSGRIDADRSGAPEPTKHKGDKTPDGTGAPGKKGGAEHGDGASPSSPAKPSGGGTTGGGTSGGSSAGTSGGGINGGSGNGGTTTGGGGATTEPPACQSIGGGKYNCQVWRTAKSYTASGTEAGVINAGTNYFFCQQNLGRRETYGKWTNVWWAKTDDDSGNANVYVSAVYIKGGDNDEPVPGLPVC; via the coding sequence GTGTCTTCGGGGGAGACTTCGGCAGGAAAGGGCCAGGGCGACGGGACCGGTCGGCTGCTGGCCGGGCGGTATCGCATCGTGGCCCAGCTCGGGCGCGGCGGCATGGGCATCGTCTGGAGAGCGGTCGACGAGGTCCTCGGACGCGAGGTCGCCGTCAAGGAGCTGCGCACCTACAACGACGTCTACGGGCCCGAACTCGCCGATCTGCGGCTGCGGATGCAGCGCGAGGCCCGCGCGGCGGCCCGGGTGCGCCATCCCGGAGTCGTCGCCGTGCACGACGTCACGGAGGTCGACGGCCGTCCCCTGATCGTGATGGAGCTGGTCGACGGACCGTCCCTGGACGACGTGCTGCGCGAGCGCGGCACCCTCGACGCGCGCGAGGCGGCCGAGATCGGTGCGAAGGTCATGGACGCGCTGGCCGCCGCCCACCGGGCCGGCGTGCTGCATCGCGACGTGAAGCCCGGCAACATCCTGCTGGAGCGTTCGGGCCGCGTCGTCCTCACCGACTTCGGCATCGCCACCATGGAGGACCCGGGCGACGGCTCCGCCACCCACCTCACCCGCAGCGGCGAACTCGTCGGCTCCCTCGACTACCTGGCCCCCGAGCGGGCCCAGGGCGCCGACCCCGGTCCGGCCTCCGACATCTGGGCCCTCGGCGCCACCTTGTACGCGGCGGTGGAGGGCTCCTCGCCCTTCCGGCGTACGTCGACGTACTCGACCCTCGCCGCGATCGTGACCGAACCGCTGGCCGAGCCCCGCCGCGCGGGCGCGCTGGGACCGGTTCTCCGGCAGCTGCTCGACAAGCGGCCCGACACCCGGCCGGAGGCCGAGAGGGCGCGCGGACTGCTGCAGGCGGTCGCGGACATGGCGGGCTCGGACACTCCGACGGCCACGCTGCGCGGCGGCACGGACCCCAGACCCGATACGGAACGCAGTCTTCCGGCGGTGCCGCCGGGATTCGGCCCATGGGAACCCGTGGGGACGGACCCGGCCGGGACGGGCACGGCGCCGCCCGGCGCCGACACACCACCCTCTGGTTCGGCGGAGCAGCCGGGGCCGGACTTCCCGGCCACCGGAGTGCCCGAGCAGACCGGCGGCTGGGCCGGGAGCGCCGCGCACGGCACGAGTGGCGCCGAACCCACCGCCCAGTCATCGCCCGGCTTCGGGCCGTCCGCGTCGATGGGCCCGTACCCCGCGTCGGCGCCCACCAGTGCCGTGTCCACCTCGCCGCCCCGCCGCAGAGGGCGCGCCCTCCTCGCCGCCGCGGCGTTGGTCGCCGTCCTCGCGGCGGCCGGGACCACGGTCGCCCTGGTGAAGGGCTCGGGCGGGACGAAGGACGACGCCAAGCCGGCCGGGTCCGCCACGGGCGCAGGGGCCTCCGGCTCGGTGAGCGGGCGCATCGACGCCGACCGTTCCGGCGCGCCCGAACCCACGAAGCACAAGGGCGACAAGACCCCGGACGGGACCGGGGCGCCCGGCAAAAAGGGCGGGGCCGAGCATGGTGACGGGGCCTCCCCGTCCTCCCCGGCGAAGCCCTCCGGCGGCGGCACGACGGGCGGCGGAACCTCGGGCGGCTCGTCCGCGGGCACGTCGGGCGGCGGCATCAACGGCGGTTCAGGCAACGGCGGTACGACGACGGGCGGAGGCGGTGCGACCACCGAGCCGCCGGCCTGCCAGTCCATCGGCGGCGGCAAGTACAACTGCCAGGTCTGGCGCACCGCCAAGTCCTACACCGCCTCCGGCACCGAGGCCGGCGTCATCAACGCGGGCACCAACTACTTCTTCTGCCAGCAGAACCTCGGCCGCCGCGAGACGTACGGCAAGTGGACCAACGTCTGGTGGGCCAAGACGGACGACGACAGCGGCAACGCGAACGTCTACGTCAGCGCCGTCTACATCAAGGGCGGCGACAACGACGAGCCGGTCCCGGGGCTGCCGGTCTGCTGA
- a CDS encoding aldolase/citrate lyase family protein — protein MGQGQQEKVATSLAGAISEDISASLAPVDAELERRYPGDPGTRQPVHTVYVPGDVFAADTVRSWGDRALAALDAHAPDAASFAAVLGLSAELAEPVYARVRAKLEREPIEDLRVDFEDGYGPRPDAEEDEAAARAARLIAEAYEKGTAAPYMGIRMKCMEAPVRDRGIRTLDIFLSGLMEAGGLPGGLVLTLPKVTYPEQVTAMVRLLEEFEKARGLEAGRIGFEIQIETSQSILATDGTATVARMIQAAEGRATGLHYGTFDYSACLGVSAAYQASDHPAADHAKAIMQVAAAGTGVRVSDGSTNVLPIGPAEKVHDAWRLHYGLTRRALARAYYQGWDMHPGHIPTRYAAVFAFYREGFEQAAARLARYAGRVGGDVMDEPATAKALGGYLLRGLDCGALDIAEVARVTGLTRADLEGFAAPRRGDLTVSGT, from the coding sequence ATGGGTCAGGGTCAGCAGGAGAAGGTGGCGACGAGCCTCGCGGGTGCGATCAGCGAGGACATCAGCGCCTCCCTCGCCCCGGTCGACGCCGAGTTGGAGCGCCGCTACCCCGGGGACCCCGGCACCCGTCAGCCCGTGCACACCGTCTACGTCCCCGGTGACGTCTTCGCCGCCGACACCGTCCGCTCCTGGGGCGACCGGGCACTCGCGGCCCTCGACGCACACGCCCCGGACGCCGCCTCCTTCGCCGCCGTCCTCGGTCTGTCCGCGGAACTCGCCGAACCCGTCTACGCGCGCGTGCGCGCCAAGCTGGAGCGCGAGCCCATCGAGGACCTGCGCGTCGACTTCGAGGACGGCTACGGCCCCCGCCCGGACGCCGAGGAGGACGAGGCGGCGGCCCGCGCCGCCCGGCTGATCGCGGAGGCGTACGAGAAGGGCACGGCGGCCCCGTACATGGGCATCCGCATGAAGTGCATGGAGGCACCGGTGCGCGACCGGGGCATCCGTACCCTCGACATCTTCCTCAGCGGCCTGATGGAGGCCGGCGGCCTGCCCGGCGGGCTGGTCCTGACGCTGCCCAAAGTGACCTACCCGGAGCAGGTCACCGCCATGGTTCGGCTGCTGGAGGAGTTCGAGAAGGCACGCGGGCTCGAAGCCGGCCGGATCGGCTTCGAGATCCAGATCGAGACCAGCCAGTCCATCCTCGCCACCGACGGCACCGCCACCGTCGCCCGGATGATCCAGGCCGCCGAGGGGCGCGCCACCGGACTGCACTACGGCACCTTCGACTACAGCGCCTGCCTCGGCGTCTCGGCCGCCTACCAGGCCAGCGACCACCCGGCCGCCGACCACGCCAAGGCGATCATGCAGGTCGCGGCGGCGGGTACGGGGGTGCGGGTGTCGGACGGTTCGACCAATGTGCTGCCGATCGGCCCGGCCGAGAAGGTGCACGACGCGTGGCGTCTGCACTACGGCCTGACCCGCCGTGCCCTGGCCCGCGCCTACTACCAGGGCTGGGACATGCACCCCGGTCACATCCCCACCCGTTACGCGGCCGTCTTCGCCTTCTACCGCGAGGGTTTCGAGCAGGCCGCCGCACGGCTCGCCCGGTACGCGGGCCGGGTCGGCGGCGACGTCATGGACGAGCCCGCCACCGCCAAGGCCCTCGGCGGCTACCTGCTGCGCGGCCTGGACTGCGGCGCGCTGGACATCGCCGAGGTCGCCCGGGTGACCGGTCTGACCCGGGCCGACCTGGAGGGCTTCGCGGCACCCCGGCGCGGCGACCTCACCGTCTCCGGCACGTAG
- a CDS encoding endonuclease/exonuclease/phosphatase family protein, translating to MPYHRRVARRLGMKALLAAAVTVPLSSAAISASSASSRSASPAPSVPGQARRVPRLDVMTFNLRFASTTDPNSWSARRPVMRALLRRAHPQVIGTQEGLYQQLRDIDSDLGPDYDWIGTGREGGSRDESTAIFYDTGRLAPVEHYTFWLSDTPEVIRSNTWGAAFPRIVTWVRFRDLADGGRELYVLNTHFDHASQYARERSASLMTQRIAQLDRSLPVVVTGDFNVAAHKNPVYDTLVGSGGLVDTWDAAARRSPLYGTFHGYRGLTPDGDRIDWILTTPGVTTHRASVNTFSADGQFPSDHLPVQASIGLE from the coding sequence GTGCCGTACCACCGCCGAGTCGCCCGCCGTCTGGGTATGAAGGCTCTGTTGGCCGCTGCCGTCACCGTGCCCCTCTCCAGCGCCGCGATCTCCGCCTCGTCCGCCTCGTCGAGGTCGGCCTCGCCCGCCCCGTCCGTCCCTGGGCAGGCGCGCCGGGTACCCCGTCTCGACGTCATGACCTTCAACCTGCGTTTCGCGAGCACCACCGACCCCAACAGCTGGAGCGCCCGCAGACCGGTGATGCGCGCACTGCTGCGTCGCGCGCACCCTCAGGTCATCGGCACCCAGGAGGGCCTCTACCAGCAGCTGCGCGACATCGACTCCGACCTCGGACCGGACTACGACTGGATCGGCACGGGGCGCGAGGGCGGCAGCCGCGACGAGTCCACGGCGATCTTCTACGACACCGGGCGCCTGGCCCCCGTCGAGCACTACACCTTCTGGCTCTCCGACACCCCGGAAGTCATCCGTTCGAACACCTGGGGCGCCGCCTTCCCCCGCATCGTCACCTGGGTCCGCTTCCGCGATCTGGCCGACGGCGGACGGGAGTTGTACGTCCTCAACACCCACTTCGACCACGCGAGCCAGTACGCGCGCGAGCGCAGCGCCTCCCTGATGACGCAACGGATCGCGCAGCTCGACCGCTCGCTGCCGGTCGTGGTGACCGGCGACTTCAACGTCGCCGCGCACAAAAACCCGGTCTACGACACGCTCGTGGGTTCGGGCGGCCTCGTCGACACCTGGGACGCGGCGGCGCGGCGCAGTCCCCTGTACGGGACCTTCCACGGCTACCGGGGACTCACGCCGGACGGCGACCGCATCGACTGGATCCTGACCACGCCGGGGGTGACGACGCACCGGGCGTCGGTCAACACCTTCTCCGCGGACGGCCAGTTCCCGAGCGACCATCTGCCGGTGCAGGCGTCGATCGGCCTGGAATGA
- a CDS encoding electron transfer flavoprotein subunit alpha/FixB family protein — protein MAEVLVYVDHVDGAVRKPTLELLTLARRIGEPVAVALGSGAAGTAAVLAEHGAVRVLTHEASEYADYLVVPKVDALQAAVGAVSPAAVLVPSSAEGKEIAARLALRIGSGIITDATDLEAGDEGPVATQSVFAASFTTKSRIAKGIPVITVKPNSAAVEAAPAAGTVEALAVSFSEKAAGTKVTGRTPRESTGRPELTEAAIVVSGGRGVNGAENFAVIEALADSLGAAVGASRAAVDAGWYPHTNQVGQTGKSVSPQLYIANGISGAIQHRAGMQTSKTIVAVNKDAEAPIFDLVDYGVVGDLFDVVPALTEEIKTRKG, from the coding sequence ATGGCTGAAGTTCTTGTCTACGTCGACCACGTGGACGGTGCCGTCCGCAAGCCCACCCTGGAGCTGCTGACCCTGGCCCGCCGCATCGGTGAGCCCGTCGCCGTCGCGCTGGGCAGCGGTGCCGCCGGCACCGCCGCCGTGCTCGCCGAGCACGGCGCGGTCCGGGTCCTGACCCACGAGGCGTCGGAGTACGCCGACTACCTGGTGGTGCCGAAGGTCGACGCGCTGCAGGCCGCCGTCGGCGCGGTGTCGCCGGCCGCGGTGCTGGTGCCGTCCTCCGCCGAGGGCAAGGAGATCGCCGCCCGTCTGGCGCTGCGGATCGGCTCCGGCATCATCACCGACGCCACCGACCTGGAAGCCGGCGACGAGGGTCCGGTCGCCACCCAGTCGGTGTTCGCCGCCTCCTTCACCACCAAGTCCCGTATCGCCAAGGGCATCCCGGTCATCACCGTCAAGCCCAACTCGGCCGCGGTCGAGGCCGCCCCGGCCGCCGGCACGGTCGAGGCCCTCGCGGTGTCCTTCTCCGAGAAGGCGGCCGGCACGAAGGTCACCGGGCGTACGCCGCGTGAGTCGACCGGGCGTCCGGAGCTGACCGAGGCCGCGATCGTGGTCTCCGGCGGCCGCGGCGTCAACGGCGCCGAGAACTTCGCAGTCATCGAGGCCCTCGCCGACTCCCTGGGTGCGGCCGTGGGTGCCTCGCGTGCCGCGGTGGACGCGGGCTGGTACCCGCACACCAACCAGGTCGGCCAGACCGGCAAGTCCGTCTCCCCGCAGCTGTACATCGCCAACGGCATCTCCGGCGCCATCCAGCACCGGGCCGGCATGCAGACCTCGAAGACGATCGTGGCGGTCAACAAGGACGCCGAGGCCCCGATCTTCGACCTCGTCGACTACGGCGTCGTCGGCGACCTCTTCGACGTCGTCCCCGCCCTCACCGAGGAGATCAAGACCCGCAAGGGCTGA
- a CDS encoding electron transfer flavoprotein subunit beta/FixA family protein, translating to MSLRIVVTVKYVPDATGDRHFADDLTVDRDDVDGLLSELDEYAVEQALQISENSDDDVEITVLTVGPEDAKDALRKALSMGADKAIHVEDEDLHGSDAIATSLVLAKAIEKAGFDLVVSGMASTDGTAGIVPALVAERLGVPQVTLLSEVSVQDGAVTGRRDGDAASEQLEASLPAVVSVTDQSGEARYPSFKGIMAAKKKPVQAWDLSDLDIDAGEVGLTGAWTKVETATERPARTAGTIVKDEGEGGKQLAEFLASQKFI from the coding sequence GTGAGCTTGAGGATCGTTGTCACTGTGAAGTACGTGCCCGACGCCACTGGCGACCGGCACTTCGCCGATGACCTGACCGTCGACCGGGACGACGTGGACGGTCTGCTCTCCGAGCTGGACGAGTACGCGGTCGAGCAGGCGCTGCAGATCTCCGAGAACTCCGACGACGACGTGGAGATCACCGTGTTGACGGTGGGTCCTGAGGACGCCAAGGACGCGCTGCGCAAGGCGCTGTCGATGGGCGCGGACAAGGCGATCCACGTCGAGGACGAGGACCTGCACGGCAGCGACGCGATCGCTACGTCGCTGGTGCTGGCGAAGGCGATCGAGAAGGCCGGCTTCGACCTGGTGGTCTCGGGCATGGCCTCCACCGACGGCACGGCGGGCATCGTGCCCGCGCTGGTCGCCGAGCGGCTGGGTGTGCCGCAGGTGACGCTGCTGTCCGAGGTCTCGGTGCAGGACGGCGCGGTGACGGGCCGCCGGGACGGCGACGCGGCGTCCGAGCAGCTGGAGGCCTCGCTTCCGGCGGTGGTGTCGGTGACCGACCAGTCGGGTGAGGCCCGCTACCCGTCGTTCAAGGGGATCATGGCGGCGAAGAAGAAGCCGGTTCAGGCCTGGGACCTCTCCGACCTGGACATCGACGCCGGCGAGGTCGGTCTGACGGGTGCCTGGACGAAGGTCGAGACCGCCACCGAGCGTCCGGCCCGTACCGCGGGCACGATCGTCAAGGACGAGGGCGAGGGCGGCAAGCAGCTCGCCGAGTTCCTCGCGAGCCAGAAGTTCATCTAA
- a CDS encoding flavin reductase family protein — protein sequence MTATSGLGTRTSQLASPDLLRSVFRRHAAGVAVITAQGDAGPVGFTATSLTSVSAEPPLLSFGISTGASSWPAISVTDHIGVHILGDHQQDLAATFARSGADRFGAPTAWREGPEGVPVLDDVLAWLVCRVVGRVPAADHRIVLAEVVLGDPTGRGRPLVYHQGRFNGLRD from the coding sequence ATGACGGCCACGTCCGGCCTCGGCACTCGTACCTCCCAGCTCGCCTCTCCCGACCTGCTGCGCTCCGTCTTCCGCCGGCACGCCGCGGGAGTCGCCGTGATCACCGCACAAGGCGACGCCGGTCCGGTCGGCTTCACCGCCACCTCCCTCACCTCGGTCTCCGCCGAACCCCCGCTGCTCTCCTTCGGCATCAGCACGGGAGCCTCCAGCTGGCCGGCGATATCGGTGACCGACCACATCGGCGTCCACATACTCGGCGACCATCAGCAGGACTTGGCTGCCACCTTCGCCAGGAGCGGCGCGGACCGGTTCGGCGCGCCCACCGCCTGGCGCGAGGGTCCCGAAGGCGTGCCTGTCCTCGACGACGTGCTGGCCTGGCTGGTCTGCCGGGTCGTCGGCCGCGTCCCCGCAGCCGACCACCGCATCGTGCTCGCCGAGGTCGTGCTCGGCGACCCCACGGGCCGCGGCCGCCCGCTCGTCTACCACCAGGGGCGGTTCAACGGACTGCGTGACTGA
- a CDS encoding thioredoxin family protein, producing the protein MNGVVVCAVVLVVASAYGMLHRQRSGRVRVRGRDGGKRLGAAELGQELGERATLVQFSSAFCAPCRATRRLLGEVAAMVPGVSHVEIDAEDHLDLVRELDILKTPTVLVLDADGRVVRRATGQPRKADVIAALGEAV; encoded by the coding sequence ATGAACGGAGTCGTGGTGTGCGCGGTGGTGCTCGTGGTGGCGAGCGCCTATGGAATGCTGCATCGGCAGCGAAGCGGGAGGGTGCGCGTGCGTGGGCGAGACGGCGGAAAGCGGCTGGGGGCGGCCGAGTTGGGGCAGGAACTGGGGGAGCGCGCCACGCTCGTGCAGTTCTCCAGCGCCTTCTGTGCGCCCTGCAGGGCTACCCGGCGCCTCCTCGGCGAGGTGGCCGCAATGGTCCCGGGCGTGAGCCACGTCGAGATCGACGCGGAGGACCACCTGGACCTCGTGCGCGAACTCGACATCCTCAAGACCCCGACGGTGCTGGTCCTCGACGCAGACGGCCGGGTCGTGCGACGCGCCACCGGCCAGCCGCGCAAGGCCGACGTCATCGCGGCGCTGGGCGAGGCGGTTTGA
- a CDS encoding DUF4395 domain-containing protein: MDIDVRGPRFGAAVTTVVLAVVLITGSGWLLAWQTLAFALGAAGGVGRSPYGWLFRKAVRPRIGPPTEFESPQPPRFAQAVGLLFAGVGLVGYALGPSWLALAATGAALAAAFLNAAFGYCLGCEMYLVVRRVTVRTE, from the coding sequence ATGGACATCGATGTGAGGGGGCCCCGCTTCGGGGCTGCCGTGACGACCGTCGTCCTCGCGGTCGTGTTGATCACCGGGAGCGGCTGGCTGCTGGCCTGGCAGACGCTGGCGTTCGCGCTCGGCGCGGCGGGCGGGGTGGGCCGTTCTCCGTACGGCTGGCTGTTCCGCAAGGCCGTGCGGCCCCGGATCGGGCCGCCGACCGAGTTCGAGTCGCCCCAGCCGCCGCGGTTCGCACAGGCGGTGGGCCTGCTCTTCGCGGGCGTCGGGCTGGTCGGTTACGCACTGGGGCCGAGCTGGCTGGCACTCGCCGCGACCGGGGCCGCGCTCGCCGCCGCGTTCCTCAATGCCGCGTTCGGGTACTGCCTCGGATGCGAGATGTACCTGGTCGTGCGCCGCGTGACCGTCCGTACGGAGTAA
- a CDS encoding 1-acyl-sn-glycerol-3-phosphate acyltransferase: protein MAELVYRPVVGLAQTLFKAWDLKIDCKGSENIPRSGGAVLVSNHISYLDFIFDGMAALPQKRLVRFMAKESVFRHKISGPLMRGMKHIPVDRKQGETAYQHALQSLRSGEIVGVFPEATISQSFTLKSFKSGAARMAQEAGVPLIPIALWGTQRLWTKGHPRNFRRSHTPITIRVGEPVEAPQDQYAGAITRRLRERVQELLEAAQRAYPVRPKDPDDTWWMPAHLGGTAPTPEEVKAAEAR from the coding sequence ATGGCTGAGCTTGTCTACCGTCCCGTCGTGGGTCTCGCCCAAACGCTGTTCAAGGCCTGGGACCTCAAGATCGACTGCAAGGGGTCGGAGAACATTCCGCGCTCGGGCGGCGCCGTGCTGGTGAGCAATCACATCAGCTACCTGGACTTCATCTTCGACGGTATGGCCGCCCTGCCGCAGAAGCGTCTGGTGCGCTTCATGGCGAAGGAGTCGGTGTTCCGGCACAAGATCTCCGGTCCGCTGATGCGCGGGATGAAGCACATCCCGGTGGACCGCAAGCAGGGTGAGACGGCGTACCAGCACGCGCTGCAGTCGCTGCGTTCCGGCGAGATCGTCGGCGTCTTCCCCGAGGCGACCATCTCGCAGTCCTTCACCCTGAAGAGCTTCAAGTCGGGTGCCGCGCGCATGGCCCAGGAGGCCGGCGTCCCGCTCATCCCGATCGCTCTGTGGGGTACTCAGCGCCTTTGGACCAAGGGCCACCCGCGCAACTTCAGGCGCAGCCACACGCCGATCACCATTCGGGTCGGCGAGCCGGTCGAAGCACCCCAGGACCAGTACGCGGGCGCCATCACGCGGCGCCTGCGCGAGCGCGTCCAGGAGCTCCTGGAGGCAGCCCAGCGCGCCTACCCCGTACGCCCCAAGGACCCGGACGACACCTGGTGGATGCCCGCCCATCTCGGTGGCACCGCGCCGACCCCCGAAGAGGTGAAGGCGGCCGAAGCTCGCTGA
- a CDS encoding B3/4 domain-containing protein, whose amino-acid sequence MTLSLTVSDEVRALAPGFTHLAIEAHGLVNGPSTEAGSALLDDAARRLAARLDGRAPHEDPYMAAWREVYTAFGSKPSRTRNSAEALAKRALTDGGLPRINLLVDLYNAISVAHLIPVGGEDIDRIHGGMQLVRAVGDEDFVTVAGGEQAVEHPDAGEVIWRDDAGVTCRRWNWRQGPRTRLTEETVSGIFLLEGLAPMPVAEVEQAGAELAELLEKFSPGAQITVHAPE is encoded by the coding sequence ATGACTCTCTCCCTGACCGTGTCCGACGAGGTGCGCGCCCTCGCGCCCGGCTTCACCCACCTGGCGATCGAGGCGCACGGCCTGGTCAACGGCCCCAGTACGGAAGCCGGTTCGGCCCTGCTCGACGACGCGGCCCGCCGTCTCGCCGCACGCCTTGACGGGCGTGCCCCGCACGAGGACCCGTACATGGCGGCCTGGCGCGAGGTCTACACGGCGTTCGGCTCCAAGCCCTCGCGCACCCGCAACTCGGCCGAGGCGCTGGCCAAGAGGGCGCTGACGGACGGCGGCCTGCCCCGCATCAACCTGCTCGTCGACCTCTACAACGCCATCAGCGTCGCCCACCTGATCCCCGTCGGGGGCGAGGACATCGACCGCATCCACGGAGGCATGCAGCTCGTACGGGCCGTCGGCGACGAGGACTTCGTGACCGTGGCCGGTGGGGAGCAGGCCGTCGAACACCCCGACGCCGGCGAGGTGATCTGGCGTGACGACGCGGGAGTGACCTGCCGACGCTGGAACTGGCGCCAGGGCCCTCGCACCCGCCTCACCGAGGAGACCGTCTCGGGTATCTTCCTGCTGGAGGGCCTGGCCCCGATGCCCGTCGCCGAGGTGGAGCAGGCGGGGGCCGAACTCGCCGAGCTGCTGGAGAAGTTCAGCCCCGGGGCACAGATCACCGTCCACGCCCCGGAGTGA
- a CDS encoding transglutaminase family protein: MELIQNTPDLSAYLAADEVIDHGHPLVRETASRLAKKAMDSYAYARLAFEFVRDTIPHSQDSGDPRVTWRASDVLEQGTGICYAKAHALAALLRAEGIPTALCYQRFDVVHGLVAVRFNGAWHRQDPRGNKPGVDAQFSLKGERLAFTPDLESNELDYPVLYAEPHPTVLSVLRAAPDRSYLWKTLPTAL; the protein is encoded by the coding sequence ATGGAGCTGATCCAGAACACCCCTGACCTGTCCGCATACTTGGCCGCCGACGAGGTCATCGATCATGGCCACCCGCTGGTCCGGGAGACGGCTTCGCGTCTCGCCAAGAAGGCGATGGACTCGTATGCCTATGCGCGCTTGGCCTTCGAGTTCGTGCGGGACACGATCCCGCACTCACAGGATTCCGGTGACCCGCGCGTCACCTGGCGCGCCTCCGACGTTCTGGAGCAGGGCACGGGCATCTGCTACGCCAAGGCGCACGCGCTGGCGGCCCTGCTGCGGGCCGAGGGCATCCCGACCGCGCTCTGCTATCAGCGGTTCGACGTGGTGCACGGCTTGGTCGCAGTGCGGTTCAACGGCGCCTGGCATCGGCAGGACCCGCGCGGAAACAAGCCGGGTGTGGACGCCCAGTTCTCCCTCAAGGGCGAGCGGCTGGCCTTCACGCCCGACCTGGAGTCCAATGAGCTGGACTATCCAGTCCTGTACGCTGAACCACACCCGACCGTGCTGAGCGTTCTCCGAGCCGCCCCCGACCGGTCGTATCTCTGGAAGACCCTCCCCACCGCACTCTGA
- a CDS encoding low specificity L-threonine aldolase produces MNPPKTDARRHHDPEVRGFASDNYAGAHPEVLAALALANGGHQVAYGEDDYTENLQSIVRSHFGSTAEAFPVFNGTGANVVALQAVTDRWGAVICAESAHINVDEGGAPERMGGLKLLTVPTPDGKLTPELIDRQAYGWDDEHRAMPQVVSITQSTELGTLYTPDEIRAICDHAHAHGMKVHLDGSRIANAAASLNVPMRTFTNAAGVDILSLGGTKNGALFGEAVVVIDQDAVSHMKHLRKLSMQLASKMRFVSVQLEALLAKDLWLRNARHANEMAQRLAEGVRAVHGVEILYPVQANGVFAKLPHDVSERLQKRFRFYFWDEAEGVVRWMCTFDTTEEDVDSFVAALKEEMAR; encoded by the coding sequence GTGAACCCCCCGAAGACCGACGCGCGTCGTCATCACGACCCGGAGGTCCGCGGCTTCGCCAGCGACAACTACGCCGGGGCCCACCCGGAGGTGCTCGCCGCCCTGGCCCTGGCCAACGGCGGGCACCAGGTCGCGTATGGCGAGGACGACTACACCGAGAACCTCCAGAGCATCGTCCGCAGCCACTTCGGCTCCACGGCGGAGGCCTTCCCGGTCTTCAACGGCACCGGTGCGAACGTCGTCGCGCTCCAGGCGGTCACCGACCGCTGGGGCGCGGTGATCTGCGCCGAGAGCGCGCACATCAACGTCGACGAGGGCGGCGCCCCCGAGCGCATGGGCGGCCTGAAGCTGCTCACCGTGCCCACGCCCGACGGCAAGCTCACCCCCGAGCTGATCGACCGGCAGGCGTACGGATGGGACGACGAGCACCGTGCGATGCCGCAGGTCGTCTCGATCACCCAGAGCACGGAGCTGGGCACGCTCTACACGCCGGACGAGATCCGTGCGATCTGCGACCACGCCCATGCGCACGGCATGAAGGTGCACCTGGACGGCTCCCGCATAGCCAACGCGGCAGCCTCGCTGAACGTCCCGATGCGGACGTTCACCAACGCGGCCGGCGTCGACATCCTCTCCCTGGGCGGGACGAAGAACGGTGCACTGTTCGGCGAGGCCGTGGTCGTCATCGACCAGGACGCCGTCAGCCATATGAAGCACCTGCGCAAGCTGTCCATGCAGCTCGCCTCCAAGATGCGTTTCGTCTCGGTGCAGTTGGAGGCTTTGCTCGCCAAGGACCTGTGGCTGCGCAACGCCCGCCACGCCAACGAGATGGCCCAGCGGCTGGCCGAGGGCGTGCGCGCCGTGCACGGGGTGGAGATCCTCTATCCGGTGCAGGCCAACGGGGTGTTCGCCAAGCTCCCGCACGACGTGAGCGAGCGTCTGCAGAAGCGGTTCCGGTTCTACTTCTGGGACGAGGCCGAGGGAGTCGTGCGCTGGATGTGCACCTTCGACACGACCGAGGAGGACGTGGACTCGTTCGTCGCGGCGCTGAAGGAAGAGATGGCGCGATAA